A region from the Lolium perenne isolate Kyuss_39 chromosome 4, Kyuss_2.0, whole genome shotgun sequence genome encodes:
- the LOC127296041 gene encoding uncharacterized protein, giving the protein MQPPKWKVAVEGAAGIGGGGDQRRRCVAASLSMLIAATLAFLAYVAFFPDDGAGGVYRWWSCQDCRGAALGEFPPDDAAPADGPTAAVRRHHTPTTLSHIVFGIGASARTWDQRRGYAELWWQPDTMRGHVWLDEQPVTPWPSSTCPPYRVSPDASRFGNRASASRMARIVADSFLAIHSDLAKDTAATPEARWFVMGDDDTVFFPENLVATLRKYDHDEMYYVGAPSESVEQNVMHSYGMAFGGGGFAVSYPAAAELAGAMDGCLDRYSQFYGSDQRVQACLSELGVPLTREPGFHQVDIRGDAYGMLAAHPVAPLVSLHHLDHIEPISPAGRTPLDAVRPLVRASGFDSARLLQQAFGYQRGPGYVWSVSVAWGYTVQLYPWAVAPHELEVPLQTFKTWRSWANGPFVFNTRPLMGTESPCWRPAMFFLSRVRNGTAGGTVSEYVRRRAGKAEKECDKASFRAASTVHTVKVFAPKMSQNEWRRAPRRHCCKTKRTSWGSVLEVRIRYCSRGELTTP; this is encoded by the exons ATGCAGCCGCCCAAATGGAAGGTGGCCGTGGAGGGCGCAgcagggatcggcggcggcggtgaccAGCGCCGGCGGTGCGTGGCGGCCTCGCTGTCCATGCTGATCGCGGCCACCCTGGCGTTCCTCGCCTACGTCGCCTTCTTCCCGGACGACGGCGCCGGCGGGGTCTACCGCTGGTGGAGCTGCCAGGACTGCCGCGGCGCCGCGCTGGGCGAGTTCCCGCCCGACGACGCCGCGCCGGCCGACGGCCccaccgccgccgtccgccgccacCACACGCCGACGACGCTCTCGCACATCGTGTTCGGCATCGGCGCCTCGGCGCGGACGTGGGACCAGCGCCGCGGCTACGCGGAGCTCTGGTGGCAGCCGGACACCATGCGCGGCCACGTCTGGCTCGACGAGCAGCCCGTGACCCCCTGGCCATCCTCAACCTGCCCGCCCTACCGCGTCTCCCCCGACGCGTCCCGGTTCGGCAACCGCGCCTCCGCCTCGCGGATGGCCAGGATCGTGGCGGACTCCTTCCTCGCCATCCACTCCGACCTGGCAAAGGACACAGCCGCCACCCCCGAGGCGCGGTGGTTCGTGATGGGCGACGACGACACGGTCTTCTTCCCGGAGAACCTGGTGGCCACGCTGCGCAAGTACGACCACGACGAGATGTACTACGTCGGGGCACCCTCCGAGAGCGTCGAGCAGAACGTCATGCACTCCTACGGCATGGCCTTCGGCGGCGGAGGCTTCGCCGTCAGCTACCCGGCCGCCGCCGAGCTCGCCGGGGCCATGGACGGATGCCTCGACCGCTACTCGCAGTTCTACGGCAGCGACCAGCGCGTGCAGGCATGCCTCAGCGAGCTCGGCGTACCGCTCACCCGCGAGCCAGGGTTCCACCAG GTGGACATCCGGGGCGACGCGTACGGGATGCTGGCGGCCCACCCAGTGGCCCCACTGGTCTCGCTCCACCACCTCGACCACATCGAGCCCATCAGCCCGGCGGGCCGAACCCCGCTGGACGCGGTCCGGCCGCTGGTGCGCGCGTCAGGGTTCGACTCGGCCCGGCTCCTCCAGCAGGCCTTCGGGTACCAGCGCGGGCCGGGCTACGTCTGGTCCGTGTCCGTGGCCTGGGGCTACACGGTGCAGCTCTACCCGTGGGCCGTGGCCCCGCACGAGCTGGAGGTGCCGCTGCAGACGTTCAAGACCTGGCGGAGCTGGGCCAACGGGCCCTTCGTGTTCAACACGCGGCCCCTGATGGGCACCGAGAGCCCCTGCTGGCGGCCCGCCATGTTCTTCCTCAGCCGCGTCCGGAACGGGACCGCCGGCGGCACCGTGAGCGAGTACGTGAGGCGGCGCGCCGGGAAGGCTGAGAAGGAGTGCGACAAGGCCAGCTTCCGCGCCGCGTCCACGGTTCATACTGTCAAGGTGTTCGCCCCCAAGATGAGCCAGAACGAGTGGAGACGG GCGCCACGGCGGCATTGCTGCAAGACGAAGAGGACCAGCTGGGGCTCCGTGCTGGAGGTGCGGATACGGTATTGCAGCCGAGGAGAGCTCACCACGCCGTGA